From a single Pongo pygmaeus isolate AG05252 chromosome 12, NHGRI_mPonPyg2-v2.0_pri, whole genome shotgun sequence genomic region:
- the C12H2orf81 gene encoding uncharacterized protein C2orf81 homolog isoform X7, producing MNVRQERQVRDRGVTRSKAEKVRPPTVPVPQVDIVPGRLNEAEWMALTALEEGEDVVGDILADLLARVMDSAFKVYLTQQCIPFTISQAREAMLQITEWRFLARDEGESAVAEDPTWGEDEEPSACTTDSWAQGSVPVLHAPTSEGLENFQGEVHSSGASPDSSAITPALHFPTSHCPSAFPQDPGGVDRIPLGRSWMGRGSQEQMESWEPSPELRVTSAPPPTSELFQEAGPRGPVEEADGQSRGLSSAGSLSASFQLSVEEAPADDADPSLDPYLVASPQASTEMGHPLGFHLSLEDLYCCMPQLDAAGNRLELRSEGVPCIASGVLLSYPSVGGATRPSASFQQQRAGPSDVRLSAHHHWMRRKAAVKRLDPARLPCHWVRPLAEVLVPDSQTRPLEAYRGRQRGEKTKARAEPQALGPGTRVSPAAFFPLRPGIPFRALDSGPALLFPTLNLGLSSPSLESKLPLPNSRIRFLTTHPVLPDVARSPSPKGLELADSLADGLDPGRWPRTTPPVLEATSQVMWKPVLLPEALKLAPGVSMWNQSTQVLLSSGVPEQEDKEGSTFPPVEQHPIQTGAPKPQVTVAQLMKNSAPKVWSRSSKPAASL from the exons aggcaggagaggcaggtcCGAGACCGCGGGGTGACCCGGTCCAAGGCGGAAAAAGTGCGGCCGCCCACTGTGCCAGTGCCGCAGGTGGATATTGTACCTGGGCGGCTCAATGAGGCCGAGTGGATGGCGCTTACGGCCCTCGAGGAGGGCGAGGACGTGGTAGGGGACATCTTGGCCGACTTGCTGGCTCGAGTCATGGACTCTGCTTTCAAAGTCTACCTGACTCAGCAG tgcattccattcaccATCAGCCAGGCCCGGGAGGCCATGCTGCAGATCACCGAGTGGCGCTTCCTGGCCCGGGACGAGGGAGAATCTGCAGTAGCTGAGGACCCCACATGGGGTGAGGACGAGGAGCCTTCGGCATGCACGacggactcctgggctcagggttCAGTGCCCGTGCTGCACGCGCCCACCTCGGAGGGCCTGGAGAACTTCCAAGGCGAAGTACACTCCTCAGGAGCCTCTCCGGACTCCTCTGCCATTACTCCTGCTCTCCACTTTCCGACATCTCACTGCCCGAGTGCATTCCCCCAGGACCCTGGGGGCGTGGACCGGATCCCTTTAGGAAGGTCGTGGATGGGTCGAGGCTCCCAGGAGCAGATGGAATCTTGGGAGCCTTCTCCGGAGCTGAGAGTCACCTCGGCCCCTCCTCCCACATCAGAGCTGTTTCAGGAGGCAGGGCCCAGAGGTCCTGTAGAGGAAGCGGACGGCCAGTCTAGAGGCCTCTCCTCGGCCGGGTCCTTGAGCGCGAGCTTCCAACTGTCGGTGGAGGAGGCGCCTGCCGACGATGCCGACCCTTCTCTGGATCCGTACCTGGTAGCCAGCCCCCAGGCCTCAACCGAGATGGGACACCCCCTCGGCTTCCATTTGTCGTTGGAGGACCTCTACTGTTGCATGCCCCAACTGGACGCGGCTGGGAATCGGCTGGAACTCAGGTCAGAGGGTGTGCCCTGCATCGCCTCGGGCGTGTTGCTGTCCTACCCCTCTGTGGGCGGCGCCACCCGCCCCTCCGCGTCCTTCCAGCAGCAGCGGGCCGGGCCCTCGGATGTGCGGCTGagcgcccaccaccactggaTGCGCCGCAAGGCGGCCGTGAAACGCCTGGACCCTGCGCGGCTCCCGTGCCACTGGGTGCGCCCTCTGGCTGAGGTCCTGGTCCCAGACTCTCAAACACGCCCCTTGGAAGCCTACCGCGGACGCCAGCGGGGCGAGAAGACCAAGGCCCGGGCCGAACCCCAAGCCCTCGGCCCCGGCACCCGTGTCTCCCCGGCAGCGTTCTTCCCTCTCCGGCCAGGCATTCCTTTCCGTGCCTTGGACTCGGGCCCCGCACTCCTGTTCCCCACTTTAAATTTAGGCCTATCGTCGCCATCCCTCGAGTCAAAGCTTCCACTCCCCAACTCCAGGATCCGCTTCCTCACCACACACCCGGTGCTCCCTGATGTGgcccgcagccccagccccaag GGTCTGGAGCTGGCAGACAGCCTGGCAGATGGCCTCGATCCTGGCAGATGGCCTCGAACCACACCCCCGGTCCTTGAAGCCACTTCCCAGGTGATGTGGAAGCCGGTGTTGCTGCCAGAAGCCCTGAAGCTGGCCCCTGGTGTGAGCATGTGGAACCAGAGCACCCAGGTGTTGCTCAGCTCTGGTGTGCCTGAACAGGAGGACAAAGAAGGTAGCACCTTTCCTCCCGTTGAGCAACACCCCATCCAGACAGGTGCCCCAAAGCCCCAGGTGACCGTAGCACAGCTAATGAAGAACTCAGCCCCCAAAGTGTGGTCACGCTCCTCTAAGCCTGCTGCCTCCCTCTGA
- the C12H2orf81 gene encoding uncharacterized protein C2orf81 homolog isoform X2, with the protein MQQKHRRSATALAMAHEGSRQERQVRDRGVTRSKAEKVRPPTVPVPQVDIVPGRLNEAEWMALTALEEGEDVVGDILADLLARVMDSAFKVYLTQQCIPFTISQAREAMLQITEWRFLARDEGESAVAEDPTWGEDEEPSACTTDSWAQGSVPVLHAPTSEGLENFQGEVHSSGASPDSSAITPALHFPTSHCPSAFPQDPGGVDRIPLGRSWMGRGSQEQMESWEPSPELRVTSAPPPTSELFQEAGPRGPVEEADGQSRGLSSAGSLSASFQLSVEEAPADDADPSLDPYLVASPQASTEMGHPLGFHLSLEDLYCCMPQLDAAGNRLELRSEGVPCIASGVLLSYPSVGGATRPSASFQQQRAGPSDVRLSAHHHWMRRKAAVKRLDPARLPCHWVRPLAEVLVPDSQTRPLEAYRGRQRGEKTKARAEPQALGPGTRVSPAAFFPLRPGIPFRALDSGPALLFPTLNLGLSSPSLESKLPLPNSRIRFLTTHPVLPDVARSPSPKVWPSARWPSGWEGEAELLGELWAGRTRVLPQGLELADSLADGLDPGRWPRTTPPVLEATSQVMWKPVLLPEALKLAPGVSMWNQSTQVLLSSGVPEQEDKEGSTFPPVEQHPIQTGAPKPQVTVAQLMKNSAPKVWSRSSKPAASL; encoded by the exons aggcaggagaggcaggtcCGAGACCGCGGGGTGACCCGGTCCAAGGCGGAAAAAGTGCGGCCGCCCACTGTGCCAGTGCCGCAGGTGGATATTGTACCTGGGCGGCTCAATGAGGCCGAGTGGATGGCGCTTACGGCCCTCGAGGAGGGCGAGGACGTGGTAGGGGACATCTTGGCCGACTTGCTGGCTCGAGTCATGGACTCTGCTTTCAAAGTCTACCTGACTCAGCAG tgcattccattcaccATCAGCCAGGCCCGGGAGGCCATGCTGCAGATCACCGAGTGGCGCTTCCTGGCCCGGGACGAGGGAGAATCTGCAGTAGCTGAGGACCCCACATGGGGTGAGGACGAGGAGCCTTCGGCATGCACGacggactcctgggctcagggttCAGTGCCCGTGCTGCACGCGCCCACCTCGGAGGGCCTGGAGAACTTCCAAGGCGAAGTACACTCCTCAGGAGCCTCTCCGGACTCCTCTGCCATTACTCCTGCTCTCCACTTTCCGACATCTCACTGCCCGAGTGCATTCCCCCAGGACCCTGGGGGCGTGGACCGGATCCCTTTAGGAAGGTCGTGGATGGGTCGAGGCTCCCAGGAGCAGATGGAATCTTGGGAGCCTTCTCCGGAGCTGAGAGTCACCTCGGCCCCTCCTCCCACATCAGAGCTGTTTCAGGAGGCAGGGCCCAGAGGTCCTGTAGAGGAAGCGGACGGCCAGTCTAGAGGCCTCTCCTCGGCCGGGTCCTTGAGCGCGAGCTTCCAACTGTCGGTGGAGGAGGCGCCTGCCGACGATGCCGACCCTTCTCTGGATCCGTACCTGGTAGCCAGCCCCCAGGCCTCAACCGAGATGGGACACCCCCTCGGCTTCCATTTGTCGTTGGAGGACCTCTACTGTTGCATGCCCCAACTGGACGCGGCTGGGAATCGGCTGGAACTCAGGTCAGAGGGTGTGCCCTGCATCGCCTCGGGCGTGTTGCTGTCCTACCCCTCTGTGGGCGGCGCCACCCGCCCCTCCGCGTCCTTCCAGCAGCAGCGGGCCGGGCCCTCGGATGTGCGGCTGagcgcccaccaccactggaTGCGCCGCAAGGCGGCCGTGAAACGCCTGGACCCTGCGCGGCTCCCGTGCCACTGGGTGCGCCCTCTGGCTGAGGTCCTGGTCCCAGACTCTCAAACACGCCCCTTGGAAGCCTACCGCGGACGCCAGCGGGGCGAGAAGACCAAGGCCCGGGCCGAACCCCAAGCCCTCGGCCCCGGCACCCGTGTCTCCCCGGCAGCGTTCTTCCCTCTCCGGCCAGGCATTCCTTTCCGTGCCTTGGACTCGGGCCCCGCACTCCTGTTCCCCACTTTAAATTTAGGCCTATCGTCGCCATCCCTCGAGTCAAAGCTTCCACTCCCCAACTCCAGGATCCGCTTCCTCACCACACACCCGGTGCTCCCTGATGTGgcccgcagccccagccccaaggTGTGGCCCAGTGCCAGGTGGCCCAGCGGTTGGGAGGGGGAGGCCGAGCTGCTGGGCGAGCTGTGGGCTGGCCGGACCCGCGTGCTTCCACAGGGTCTGGAGCTGGCAGACAGCCTGGCAGATGGCCTCGATCCTGGCAGATGGCCTCGAACCACACCCCCGGTCCTTGAAGCCACTTCCCAGGTGATGTGGAAGCCGGTGTTGCTGCCAGAAGCCCTGAAGCTGGCCCCTGGTGTGAGCATGTGGAACCAGAGCACCCAGGTGTTGCTCAGCTCTGGTGTGCCTGAACAGGAGGACAAAGAAGGTAGCACCTTTCCTCCCGTTGAGCAACACCCCATCCAGACAGGTGCCCCAAAGCCCCAGGTGACCGTAGCACAGCTAATGAAGAACTCAGCCCCCAAAGTGTGGTCACGCTCCTCTAAGCCTGCTGCCTCCCTCTGA
- the C12H2orf81 gene encoding uncharacterized protein C2orf81 homolog isoform X1, which produces MQQKHRRSATALAMAHEGSVSFSSTGDAPEPGSAVKRQERQVRDRGVTRSKAEKVRPPTVPVPQVDIVPGRLNEAEWMALTALEEGEDVVGDILADLLARVMDSAFKVYLTQQCIPFTISQAREAMLQITEWRFLARDEGESAVAEDPTWGEDEEPSACTTDSWAQGSVPVLHAPTSEGLENFQGEVHSSGASPDSSAITPALHFPTSHCPSAFPQDPGGVDRIPLGRSWMGRGSQEQMESWEPSPELRVTSAPPPTSELFQEAGPRGPVEEADGQSRGLSSAGSLSASFQLSVEEAPADDADPSLDPYLVASPQASTEMGHPLGFHLSLEDLYCCMPQLDAAGNRLELRSEGVPCIASGVLLSYPSVGGATRPSASFQQQRAGPSDVRLSAHHHWMRRKAAVKRLDPARLPCHWVRPLAEVLVPDSQTRPLEAYRGRQRGEKTKARAEPQALGPGTRVSPAAFFPLRPGIPFRALDSGPALLFPTLNLGLSSPSLESKLPLPNSRIRFLTTHPVLPDVARSPSPKVWPSARWPSGWEGEAELLGELWAGRTRVLPQGLELADSLADGLDPGRWPRTTPPVLEATSQVMWKPVLLPEALKLAPGVSMWNQSTQVLLSSGVPEQEDKEGSTFPPVEQHPIQTGAPKPQVTVAQLMKNSAPKVWSRSSKPAASL; this is translated from the exons aggcaggagaggcaggtcCGAGACCGCGGGGTGACCCGGTCCAAGGCGGAAAAAGTGCGGCCGCCCACTGTGCCAGTGCCGCAGGTGGATATTGTACCTGGGCGGCTCAATGAGGCCGAGTGGATGGCGCTTACGGCCCTCGAGGAGGGCGAGGACGTGGTAGGGGACATCTTGGCCGACTTGCTGGCTCGAGTCATGGACTCTGCTTTCAAAGTCTACCTGACTCAGCAG tgcattccattcaccATCAGCCAGGCCCGGGAGGCCATGCTGCAGATCACCGAGTGGCGCTTCCTGGCCCGGGACGAGGGAGAATCTGCAGTAGCTGAGGACCCCACATGGGGTGAGGACGAGGAGCCTTCGGCATGCACGacggactcctgggctcagggttCAGTGCCCGTGCTGCACGCGCCCACCTCGGAGGGCCTGGAGAACTTCCAAGGCGAAGTACACTCCTCAGGAGCCTCTCCGGACTCCTCTGCCATTACTCCTGCTCTCCACTTTCCGACATCTCACTGCCCGAGTGCATTCCCCCAGGACCCTGGGGGCGTGGACCGGATCCCTTTAGGAAGGTCGTGGATGGGTCGAGGCTCCCAGGAGCAGATGGAATCTTGGGAGCCTTCTCCGGAGCTGAGAGTCACCTCGGCCCCTCCTCCCACATCAGAGCTGTTTCAGGAGGCAGGGCCCAGAGGTCCTGTAGAGGAAGCGGACGGCCAGTCTAGAGGCCTCTCCTCGGCCGGGTCCTTGAGCGCGAGCTTCCAACTGTCGGTGGAGGAGGCGCCTGCCGACGATGCCGACCCTTCTCTGGATCCGTACCTGGTAGCCAGCCCCCAGGCCTCAACCGAGATGGGACACCCCCTCGGCTTCCATTTGTCGTTGGAGGACCTCTACTGTTGCATGCCCCAACTGGACGCGGCTGGGAATCGGCTGGAACTCAGGTCAGAGGGTGTGCCCTGCATCGCCTCGGGCGTGTTGCTGTCCTACCCCTCTGTGGGCGGCGCCACCCGCCCCTCCGCGTCCTTCCAGCAGCAGCGGGCCGGGCCCTCGGATGTGCGGCTGagcgcccaccaccactggaTGCGCCGCAAGGCGGCCGTGAAACGCCTGGACCCTGCGCGGCTCCCGTGCCACTGGGTGCGCCCTCTGGCTGAGGTCCTGGTCCCAGACTCTCAAACACGCCCCTTGGAAGCCTACCGCGGACGCCAGCGGGGCGAGAAGACCAAGGCCCGGGCCGAACCCCAAGCCCTCGGCCCCGGCACCCGTGTCTCCCCGGCAGCGTTCTTCCCTCTCCGGCCAGGCATTCCTTTCCGTGCCTTGGACTCGGGCCCCGCACTCCTGTTCCCCACTTTAAATTTAGGCCTATCGTCGCCATCCCTCGAGTCAAAGCTTCCACTCCCCAACTCCAGGATCCGCTTCCTCACCACACACCCGGTGCTCCCTGATGTGgcccgcagccccagccccaaggTGTGGCCCAGTGCCAGGTGGCCCAGCGGTTGGGAGGGGGAGGCCGAGCTGCTGGGCGAGCTGTGGGCTGGCCGGACCCGCGTGCTTCCACAGGGTCTGGAGCTGGCAGACAGCCTGGCAGATGGCCTCGATCCTGGCAGATGGCCTCGAACCACACCCCCGGTCCTTGAAGCCACTTCCCAGGTGATGTGGAAGCCGGTGTTGCTGCCAGAAGCCCTGAAGCTGGCCCCTGGTGTGAGCATGTGGAACCAGAGCACCCAGGTGTTGCTCAGCTCTGGTGTGCCTGAACAGGAGGACAAAGAAGGTAGCACCTTTCCTCCCGTTGAGCAACACCCCATCCAGACAGGTGCCCCAAAGCCCCAGGTGACCGTAGCACAGCTAATGAAGAACTCAGCCCCCAAAGTGTGGTCACGCTCCTCTAAGCCTGCTGCCTCCCTCTGA
- the C12H2orf81 gene encoding uncharacterized protein C2orf81 homolog isoform X6, whose protein sequence is MQQKHRRSATALAMAHEGSVSFSSTGDAPEPGSAVKRQERQVRDRGVTRSKAEKVRPPTVPVPQCIPFTISQAREAMLQITEWRFLARDEGESAVAEDPTWGEDEEPSACTTDSWAQGSVPVLHAPTSEGLENFQGEVHSSGASPDSSAITPALHFPTSHCPSAFPQDPGGVDRIPLGRSWMGRGSQEQMESWEPSPELRVTSAPPPTSELFQEAGPRGPVEEADGQSRGLSSAGSLSASFQLSVEEAPADDADPSLDPYLVASPQASTEMGHPLGFHLSLEDLYCCMPQLDAAGNRLELRSEGVPCIASGVLLSYPSVGGATRPSASFQQQRAGPSDVRLSAHHHWMRRKAAVKRLDPARLPCHWVRPLAEVLVPDSQTRPLEAYRGRQRGEKTKARAEPQALGPGTRVSPAAFFPLRPGIPFRALDSGPALLFPTLNLGLSSPSLESKLPLPNSRIRFLTTHPVLPDVARSPSPKVWPSARWPSGWEGEAELLGELWAGRTRVLPQGLELADSLADGLDPGRWPRTTPPVLEATSQVMWKPVLLPEALKLAPGVSMWNQSTQVLLSSGVPEQEDKEGSTFPPVEQHPIQTGAPKPQVTVAQLMKNSAPKVWSRSSKPAASL, encoded by the exons aggcaggagaggcaggtcCGAGACCGCGGGGTGACCCGGTCCAAGGCGGAAAAAGTGCGGCCGCCCACTGTGCCAGTGCCGCAG tgcattccattcaccATCAGCCAGGCCCGGGAGGCCATGCTGCAGATCACCGAGTGGCGCTTCCTGGCCCGGGACGAGGGAGAATCTGCAGTAGCTGAGGACCCCACATGGGGTGAGGACGAGGAGCCTTCGGCATGCACGacggactcctgggctcagggttCAGTGCCCGTGCTGCACGCGCCCACCTCGGAGGGCCTGGAGAACTTCCAAGGCGAAGTACACTCCTCAGGAGCCTCTCCGGACTCCTCTGCCATTACTCCTGCTCTCCACTTTCCGACATCTCACTGCCCGAGTGCATTCCCCCAGGACCCTGGGGGCGTGGACCGGATCCCTTTAGGAAGGTCGTGGATGGGTCGAGGCTCCCAGGAGCAGATGGAATCTTGGGAGCCTTCTCCGGAGCTGAGAGTCACCTCGGCCCCTCCTCCCACATCAGAGCTGTTTCAGGAGGCAGGGCCCAGAGGTCCTGTAGAGGAAGCGGACGGCCAGTCTAGAGGCCTCTCCTCGGCCGGGTCCTTGAGCGCGAGCTTCCAACTGTCGGTGGAGGAGGCGCCTGCCGACGATGCCGACCCTTCTCTGGATCCGTACCTGGTAGCCAGCCCCCAGGCCTCAACCGAGATGGGACACCCCCTCGGCTTCCATTTGTCGTTGGAGGACCTCTACTGTTGCATGCCCCAACTGGACGCGGCTGGGAATCGGCTGGAACTCAGGTCAGAGGGTGTGCCCTGCATCGCCTCGGGCGTGTTGCTGTCCTACCCCTCTGTGGGCGGCGCCACCCGCCCCTCCGCGTCCTTCCAGCAGCAGCGGGCCGGGCCCTCGGATGTGCGGCTGagcgcccaccaccactggaTGCGCCGCAAGGCGGCCGTGAAACGCCTGGACCCTGCGCGGCTCCCGTGCCACTGGGTGCGCCCTCTGGCTGAGGTCCTGGTCCCAGACTCTCAAACACGCCCCTTGGAAGCCTACCGCGGACGCCAGCGGGGCGAGAAGACCAAGGCCCGGGCCGAACCCCAAGCCCTCGGCCCCGGCACCCGTGTCTCCCCGGCAGCGTTCTTCCCTCTCCGGCCAGGCATTCCTTTCCGTGCCTTGGACTCGGGCCCCGCACTCCTGTTCCCCACTTTAAATTTAGGCCTATCGTCGCCATCCCTCGAGTCAAAGCTTCCACTCCCCAACTCCAGGATCCGCTTCCTCACCACACACCCGGTGCTCCCTGATGTGgcccgcagccccagccccaaggTGTGGCCCAGTGCCAGGTGGCCCAGCGGTTGGGAGGGGGAGGCCGAGCTGCTGGGCGAGCTGTGGGCTGGCCGGACCCGCGTGCTTCCACAGGGTCTGGAGCTGGCAGACAGCCTGGCAGATGGCCTCGATCCTGGCAGATGGCCTCGAACCACACCCCCGGTCCTTGAAGCCACTTCCCAGGTGATGTGGAAGCCGGTGTTGCTGCCAGAAGCCCTGAAGCTGGCCCCTGGTGTGAGCATGTGGAACCAGAGCACCCAGGTGTTGCTCAGCTCTGGTGTGCCTGAACAGGAGGACAAAGAAGGTAGCACCTTTCCTCCCGTTGAGCAACACCCCATCCAGACAGGTGCCCCAAAGCCCCAGGTGACCGTAGCACAGCTAATGAAGAACTCAGCCCCCAAAGTGTGGTCACGCTCCTCTAAGCCTGCTGCCTCCCTCTGA
- the C12H2orf81 gene encoding uncharacterized protein C2orf81 homolog isoform X14 — MEMQSPIVQRQERQVRDRGVTRSKAEKVRPPTVPVPQVDIVPGRLNEAEWMALTALEEGEDVVGDILADLLARVMDSAFKVYLTQQCIPFTISQAREAMLQITEWRFLARDEGESAVAEDPTWGEDEEPSACTTDSWAQGSVPVLHAPTSEGLENFQGEVHSSGASPDSSAITPALHFPTSHCPSAFPQDPGGVDRIPLGRSWMGRGSQEQMESWEPSPELRVTSAPPPTSELFQEAGPRGPVEEADGQSRGLSSAGSLSASFQLSVEEAPADDADPSLDPYLVASPQASTEMGHPLGFHLSLEDLYCCMPQLDAAGNRLELRSEGVPCIASGVLLSYPSVGGATRPSASFQQQRAGPSDVRLSAHHHWMRRKAAVKRLDPARLPCHWVRPLAEVLVPDSQTRPLEAYRGRQRGEKTKARAEPQALGPGTRVSPAAFFPLRPGIPFRALDSGPALLFPTLNLGLSSPSLESKLPLPNSRIRFLTTHPVLPDVARSPSPKVWPSARWPSGWEGEAELLGELWAGRTRVLPQGLELADSLADGLDPGRWPRTTPPVLEATSQVMWKPVLLPEALKLAPGVSMWNQSTQVLLSSGVPEQEDKEGSTFPPVEQHPIQTGAPKPQVTVAQLMKNSAPKVWSRSSKPAASL; from the exons aggcaggagaggcaggtcCGAGACCGCGGGGTGACCCGGTCCAAGGCGGAAAAAGTGCGGCCGCCCACTGTGCCAGTGCCGCAGGTGGATATTGTACCTGGGCGGCTCAATGAGGCCGAGTGGATGGCGCTTACGGCCCTCGAGGAGGGCGAGGACGTGGTAGGGGACATCTTGGCCGACTTGCTGGCTCGAGTCATGGACTCTGCTTTCAAAGTCTACCTGACTCAGCAG tgcattccattcaccATCAGCCAGGCCCGGGAGGCCATGCTGCAGATCACCGAGTGGCGCTTCCTGGCCCGGGACGAGGGAGAATCTGCAGTAGCTGAGGACCCCACATGGGGTGAGGACGAGGAGCCTTCGGCATGCACGacggactcctgggctcagggttCAGTGCCCGTGCTGCACGCGCCCACCTCGGAGGGCCTGGAGAACTTCCAAGGCGAAGTACACTCCTCAGGAGCCTCTCCGGACTCCTCTGCCATTACTCCTGCTCTCCACTTTCCGACATCTCACTGCCCGAGTGCATTCCCCCAGGACCCTGGGGGCGTGGACCGGATCCCTTTAGGAAGGTCGTGGATGGGTCGAGGCTCCCAGGAGCAGATGGAATCTTGGGAGCCTTCTCCGGAGCTGAGAGTCACCTCGGCCCCTCCTCCCACATCAGAGCTGTTTCAGGAGGCAGGGCCCAGAGGTCCTGTAGAGGAAGCGGACGGCCAGTCTAGAGGCCTCTCCTCGGCCGGGTCCTTGAGCGCGAGCTTCCAACTGTCGGTGGAGGAGGCGCCTGCCGACGATGCCGACCCTTCTCTGGATCCGTACCTGGTAGCCAGCCCCCAGGCCTCAACCGAGATGGGACACCCCCTCGGCTTCCATTTGTCGTTGGAGGACCTCTACTGTTGCATGCCCCAACTGGACGCGGCTGGGAATCGGCTGGAACTCAGGTCAGAGGGTGTGCCCTGCATCGCCTCGGGCGTGTTGCTGTCCTACCCCTCTGTGGGCGGCGCCACCCGCCCCTCCGCGTCCTTCCAGCAGCAGCGGGCCGGGCCCTCGGATGTGCGGCTGagcgcccaccaccactggaTGCGCCGCAAGGCGGCCGTGAAACGCCTGGACCCTGCGCGGCTCCCGTGCCACTGGGTGCGCCCTCTGGCTGAGGTCCTGGTCCCAGACTCTCAAACACGCCCCTTGGAAGCCTACCGCGGACGCCAGCGGGGCGAGAAGACCAAGGCCCGGGCCGAACCCCAAGCCCTCGGCCCCGGCACCCGTGTCTCCCCGGCAGCGTTCTTCCCTCTCCGGCCAGGCATTCCTTTCCGTGCCTTGGACTCGGGCCCCGCACTCCTGTTCCCCACTTTAAATTTAGGCCTATCGTCGCCATCCCTCGAGTCAAAGCTTCCACTCCCCAACTCCAGGATCCGCTTCCTCACCACACACCCGGTGCTCCCTGATGTGgcccgcagccccagccccaaggTGTGGCCCAGTGCCAGGTGGCCCAGCGGTTGGGAGGGGGAGGCCGAGCTGCTGGGCGAGCTGTGGGCTGGCCGGACCCGCGTGCTTCCACAGGGTCTGGAGCTGGCAGACAGCCTGGCAGATGGCCTCGATCCTGGCAGATGGCCTCGAACCACACCCCCGGTCCTTGAAGCCACTTCCCAGGTGATGTGGAAGCCGGTGTTGCTGCCAGAAGCCCTGAAGCTGGCCCCTGGTGTGAGCATGTGGAACCAGAGCACCCAGGTGTTGCTCAGCTCTGGTGTGCCTGAACAGGAGGACAAAGAAGGTAGCACCTTTCCTCCCGTTGAGCAACACCCCATCCAGACAGGTGCCCCAAAGCCCCAGGTGACCGTAGCACAGCTAATGAAGAACTCAGCCCCCAAAGTGTGGTCACGCTCCTCTAAGCCTGCTGCCTCCCTCTGA